One Primulina huaijiensis isolate GDHJ02 chromosome 5, ASM1229523v2, whole genome shotgun sequence DNA segment encodes these proteins:
- the LOC140976286 gene encoding lysine-specific demethylase JMJ27-like isoform X2 — protein sequence MDLNFPAVVEEGKLEAEENMESVTKGLEDVREEEEDEKEKGKLGEQEELEVDGVFGTVGSGGKRRGRKRKEEGKANGVIDMDENAVKYGVLSKRESSRKCSQLAKEKIEKSSEDVYDWEFDEKPGRGRQRNMKGVRNEEIDNEIATQQEKRKRGRPPKVKVVKNEENGFENVAQHVNEETPGSSHLSKREGVNNEQIDNETVAHQGIEEKPRRGGPSKRTRVKNEENDGETVAEEKNDSSQIRGNCTKALRAGEEEEGEEKRAKKVRPENEVNCKGGKELSEDGKEIERNTCHQCKRNDKGRVVRCTRCEKRRYCVLCITRWYPRLSEEAFVEACPVCRNNCNCKSCLRLDGPTAKSNNLILEFSNEEKLQYSMYILRILLPFLKQFHAEQMCEREMEAKIKGLPVSEIKPKKSNCQANERIYCNNCQTSIVDFHRSCPQCFYDLCLTCCRELRDGFLQGGDEEVIMRYVNRGLAYLHGDDATRTYHEPCDGVNVDTRDPFELHNAISNNNDTCSEVVNSIAGDAAKFKYEWRSTEAGAIPCPPPSAGGCGEGILEFECIFPDNWVSELLLKVEEIYRKHDLEKVPENFGQECSYSKFVGENFDMDKSRRVSSRGNLEDNFLYNPSAKDLHYTDLKHFQSHWFKGEPVIISDVLESTSGLSWEPMVMWRAFRQKSGNKHKPLLDVSAINCLDWCEVDIDIIQFFQGYSNGRADPRGWPQFLKLKDWPPSNLFDERLPRHGAEFLSCLPFKEYTHPSCGYLNLAVKLPENSLKPDMGPKTYIAYGFSQELLRGDSVTKLHCDMSDAVNVLTHSESVTIENISTIKKLQKKHAAQDEHELYGNNQESTEMLQSQRVNENGLSRLNEKTFLPAFERNNINEFRAPNLAKGNRLNERPDEKASIEAQMLDQKVSDIEEGMGLNIGRNEGENSDSQNYITETNNSTYESGGKSCVEVEMVSSSDIIINDGREKLLEASEIVEKSQEEECANYKMPISRNMLENIEDVDGGALWDIFRRQDVPKLEEYVRKHYKEFRHIYGNPLPQIVHPIHDQTVYLTREHKRKLKEEYGIEPWTFIQKLGDAVFIPAGCPHQVRNLKSCIKVAVDFVSPENVQECVRLTEEFRILPRNHIAKEDKLEVKKIALHAIGQAVKDLEALSSSSITGVNGMPPS from the exons ATGGATTTGAATTTTCCAGCAGTAGTGGAAGAGGGAAAACTTGAGGCGGAAGAGAATATGGAGAGCGTGACTAAGGGGTTGGAAGATGTGAGGGAGGAAGAAGAGGATGAGAAGGAAAAAGGAAAACTTGGGGAGCAAGAAGAACTGGAGGTTGATGGAGTTTTTGGAACAGTTGGAAGTGGAGGGAAAAGGAGGGGTAGGAAGAGGAAAGAAGAGGGAAAGGCAAATGGGGTTattgatatggacgaaaatgcGGTGAAATATGGTGTTCTTAGTAAGAGGGAATCTTCAAGGAAGTGTAGTCAGCTGGCGAAAGAGAAAATCGAGAAATCGAGTGAGGATGTGTACGACTGGGAATTTGACGAGAAGCCGGGGAGGGGTCGTCAGAGGAATATGAAGGGTGTTAGAAACGAGGAGATTGATAACGAGATTGCGACACAACAGGAGAAACGGAAAAGGGGGCGACCGCCAAAGGTTAAGGTAGTGAAGAATGAGGAGAATGGTTTTGAGAATGTGGCACAACATGTAAATGAGGAGACACCGGGAAGCAGTCATCTGTCCAAGAGAGAGGGAGTCAATAATGAACAGATTGATAATGAGACTGTGGCGCACCAGGGAATTGAGGAAAAGCCGAGAAGGGGTGGTCCGTCAAAGAGGACGAGAGTAAAAAATGAGGAGAATGATGGTGAGACTGTGGCAGAAGAAAAAAACGACAGTAGCCAGATTCGAGGAAACTGCACAAAGGCGTTGAGAGCTGGTGAAGAGGAGGAAGGCGAGGAGAAAAGAGCGAAGAAGGTTAGACCGGAAAATGAAGTCAACTGCAAGGGTGGGAAGGAGCTTAGTGAAGAT GGTAAGGAGATAGAGCGTAACACGTGTCACCAGTGCAAGAGGAATGATAAAGGGAGAGTTGTACGATGCACCAGATGTGAAAAAAGGAGATACTGCGTTCTTTGCATAACTAGATG GTATCCGCGGTTGTCAGAAGAGGCTTTTGTTGAAGCTTGTCCTGTTTGTCGCAACAACTGCAATTGCAAGAGTTGTCTGCGGTTGGATGGGCCAACTGCG aaatcaaataatttgatACTGGAGTTCAGTAATGAAGAGAAGTTGCAGTATTCTATGTACATTTTGCGAATCCTTCTGCCTTTCTTGAAACAATTCCATGCAGAGCAAATGTGTGAGAGGGAAATGGAGGCTAAGATAAAAG GGTTACCGGTCTCAGAAATAAAACCAAAGAAATCAAATTGCCAGGCGAATGAGAGAATATACTG CAATAATTGCCAGACTTCCATTGTTGACTTTCACCGAAGCTGCCCACAATGTTTCTATGATCTCTGCCTTACATGTTGTCGAGAGCTTCGGGATGGTTTCCTTCAAGGAGGTGACGAGGAAGTGATAATGCGATATGTGAATCGCGGGCTTGCATATTTGCACGGTGATGATGCTACTCGAACTTACCATGAACCTTGTGATGGAGTAAATGTTGATACCAGAGATCCTTTTGAGTTACATAATGCGATTTCGAATAACAATGACACATGTAGCGAAGTAGTTAACTCTATTGCTGGGGATGCTGCCAAGTTCAAGTATGAATGGAGATCTACGGAAGCAGGTGCCATCCCATGCCCGCCACCAAGTGCTGGTGGCTGTGGTGAAGGGATTTTAGAATTCGAATGCATTTTTCCAGATAACTGGGTCTCCGAGTTGCTACTGAAAGTGGAAGAAATATACCGAAAACATGATCTTGAGAAAGTGCCTGAAAATTTTGGGCAGGAGTGTTCATATTCAAAATTTGTTGGTGAAAATTTTGACATGGATAAATCACGCAGGGTCTCTTCTCGAGGAAACTTAGAGGACAATTTCTTATATAACCCATCGGCAAAAGACCTTCATTATACTGATTTGAAGCACTTTCAATCTCATTGGTTCAAGGGAGAGCCAGTAATCATTAGCGATGTCCTTGAAAGTACATCTGGTTTGAGCTGGGAACCCATGGTTATGTGGCGTGCCTTTCGTCAGAAATCTGGCAATAAACACAAACCTCTACTTGACGTGTCTGCTATAAATTGCTTAGATTGGTGTGAG GTTGACATAGATATCATCCAATTTTTCCAAGGATATTCAAATGGTCGGGCTGACCCTCGTGGTTGGCCTCAGTTTCTTAAGTTGAAAGACTGGCCTCCATCTAACTTGTTTGACGAACGGTTACCTCGTCATGGTGCTGAGTTTCTCAGCTGCTTGCCTTTCAAAGAATATACACATCCTAGTTGTGGTTACTTAAACCTTGCTGTTAAACTGCCCGAGAACTCTCTTAAACCTGATATGGGGCCGAAAACATACATTGCTTATGGATTTTCTCAGGAATTGCTTCGGGGAGATTCTGTAACAAAATTACACTGTGATATGTCTGATGCA GTGAATGTATTGACCCATTCTGAGTCAGTTACCATCGAGAATATTTCGACTATAAAAAAGCTGCAAAAGAAGCATGCTGCTCAGGATGAACATGAATTGTATGGAAATAATCAGGAATCAACTGAAATGCTACAAAGTCAGCGAGTCAATGAAAACGGATTGTCTAGGTTGAATGAAAAGACTTTCTTACCAGCCTTTGAAAGGAATAATATCAATGAATTTAGAGCTCCTAATCTTGCAAAAGGAAACAGACTAAATGAAAGACCTGATGAAAAAGCCAGCATTGAAGCTCAAATGTTGGATCAGAAAGTCAGTGATATAGAGGAGGGAATGGGGCTTAACATAGGAAGGAATGAAGGTGAAAACTCAGATAGCCAAAATTATATAACTGAGACCAACAATTCCACCTATGAATCTGGTGGAAAATCTTGTGTTGAAGTAGAAATGGTGAGCTCGAGTGACATAATAATTAATGATGGTCGTGAGAAATTGTTGGAAGCTTCTGAAATAGTGGAAAAATCCCAAGAGGAAGAATGTGCAAATTACAAAATGCCGATTTCAAGAAACATGTTGGAAAATATTGAAGACGTTGACGGTGGTGCTCTCTGGGATATTTTTAGGAGGCAAGATGTCCCAAAATTGGAGGAATATGTGAGGAAGCACTACAAGGAGTTCAGACACATCTATGGCAATCCCTTGCCACAG ATTGTCCATCCTATTCACGATCAAACTGTTTACTTGACTAGGGAGCATAAAAGGAAACTCAAGGAAGAATATG GAATCGAACCGTGGACATTTATTCAGAAATTAGGTGATGCAGTTTTCATTCCTGCTGGCTGCCCGCATCAAGTCAGAAATTTAAAG TCATGCATAAAGGTTGCAGTTGACTTTGTCTCGCCAGAAAATGTCCAAGAATGTGTTCGGTTGACCGAGGAATTCCGCATTCTTCCCCGGAATCACATTGCTAAGGAAGACAAGTTAGAG GTGAAGAAAATTGCTCTTCACGCAATTGGACAAGCTGTTAAGGATTTGGAAGCACTTTCAAGTTCAAGTATAACAG GTGTCAATGGGATGCCACCTTCTTGA
- the LOC140976286 gene encoding lysine-specific demethylase JMJ27-like isoform X4, producing the protein MDLNFPAVVEEGKLEAEENMESVTKGLEDVREEEEDEKEKGKLGEQEELEVDGVFGTVGSGGKRRGRKRKEEGKANGVIDMDENAVKYGVLSKRESSRKCSQLAKEKIEKSSEDVYDWEFDEKPGRGRQRNMKGVRNEEIDNEIATQQEKRKRGRPPKVKVVKNEENGFENVAQHVNEETPGSSHLSKREGVNNEQIDNETVAHQGIEEKPRRGGPSKRTRVKNEENDGETVAEEKNDSSQIRGNCTKALRAGEEEEGEEKRAKKVRPENEVNCKGGKELSEDEIERNTCHQCKRNDKGRVVRCTRCEKRRYCVLCITRWYPRLSEEAFVEACPVCRNNCNCKSCLRLDGPTAKSNNLILEFSNEEKLQYSMYILRILLPFLKQFHAEQMCEREMEAKIKGLPVSEIKPKKSNCQANERIYCNNCQTSIVDFHRSCPQCFYDLCLTCCRELRDGFLQGGDEEVIMRYVNRGLAYLHGDDATRTYHEPCDGVNVDTRDPFELHNAISNNNDTCSEVVNSIAGDAAKFKYEWRSTEAGAIPCPPPSAGGCGEGILEFECIFPDNWVSELLLKVEEIYRKHDLEKVPENFGQECSYSKFVGENFDMDKSRRVSSRGNLEDNFLYNPSAKDLHYTDLKHFQSHWFKGEPVIISDVLESTSGLSWEPMVMWRAFRQKSGNKHKPLLDVSAINCLDWCEVDIDIIQFFQGYSNGRADPRGWPQFLKLKDWPPSNLFDERLPRHGAEFLSCLPFKEYTHPSCGYLNLAVKLPENSLKPDMGPKTYIAYGFSQELLRGDSVTKLHCDMSDAVNVLTHSESVTIENISTIKKLQKKHAAQDEHELYGNNQESTEMLQSQRVNENGLSRLNEKTFLPAFERNNINEFRAPNLAKGNRLNERPDEKASIEAQMLDQKVSDIEEGMGLNIGRNEGENSDSQNYITETNNSTYESGGKSCVEVEMVSSSDIIINDGREKLLEASEIVEKSQEEECANYKMPISRNMLENIEDVDGGALWDIFRRQDVPKLEEYVRKHYKEFRHIYGNPLPQIVHPIHDQTVYLTREHKRKLKEEYGIEPWTFIQKLGDAVFIPAGCPHQVRNLKQSCIKVAVDFVSPENVQECVRLTEEFRILPRNHIAKEDKLEVKKIALHAIGQAVKDLEALSSSSITGVNGMPPS; encoded by the exons ATGGATTTGAATTTTCCAGCAGTAGTGGAAGAGGGAAAACTTGAGGCGGAAGAGAATATGGAGAGCGTGACTAAGGGGTTGGAAGATGTGAGGGAGGAAGAAGAGGATGAGAAGGAAAAAGGAAAACTTGGGGAGCAAGAAGAACTGGAGGTTGATGGAGTTTTTGGAACAGTTGGAAGTGGAGGGAAAAGGAGGGGTAGGAAGAGGAAAGAAGAGGGAAAGGCAAATGGGGTTattgatatggacgaaaatgcGGTGAAATATGGTGTTCTTAGTAAGAGGGAATCTTCAAGGAAGTGTAGTCAGCTGGCGAAAGAGAAAATCGAGAAATCGAGTGAGGATGTGTACGACTGGGAATTTGACGAGAAGCCGGGGAGGGGTCGTCAGAGGAATATGAAGGGTGTTAGAAACGAGGAGATTGATAACGAGATTGCGACACAACAGGAGAAACGGAAAAGGGGGCGACCGCCAAAGGTTAAGGTAGTGAAGAATGAGGAGAATGGTTTTGAGAATGTGGCACAACATGTAAATGAGGAGACACCGGGAAGCAGTCATCTGTCCAAGAGAGAGGGAGTCAATAATGAACAGATTGATAATGAGACTGTGGCGCACCAGGGAATTGAGGAAAAGCCGAGAAGGGGTGGTCCGTCAAAGAGGACGAGAGTAAAAAATGAGGAGAATGATGGTGAGACTGTGGCAGAAGAAAAAAACGACAGTAGCCAGATTCGAGGAAACTGCACAAAGGCGTTGAGAGCTGGTGAAGAGGAGGAAGGCGAGGAGAAAAGAGCGAAGAAGGTTAGACCGGAAAATGAAGTCAACTGCAAGGGTGGGAAGGAGCTTAGTGAAGAT GAGATAGAGCGTAACACGTGTCACCAGTGCAAGAGGAATGATAAAGGGAGAGTTGTACGATGCACCAGATGTGAAAAAAGGAGATACTGCGTTCTTTGCATAACTAGATG GTATCCGCGGTTGTCAGAAGAGGCTTTTGTTGAAGCTTGTCCTGTTTGTCGCAACAACTGCAATTGCAAGAGTTGTCTGCGGTTGGATGGGCCAACTGCG aaatcaaataatttgatACTGGAGTTCAGTAATGAAGAGAAGTTGCAGTATTCTATGTACATTTTGCGAATCCTTCTGCCTTTCTTGAAACAATTCCATGCAGAGCAAATGTGTGAGAGGGAAATGGAGGCTAAGATAAAAG GGTTACCGGTCTCAGAAATAAAACCAAAGAAATCAAATTGCCAGGCGAATGAGAGAATATACTG CAATAATTGCCAGACTTCCATTGTTGACTTTCACCGAAGCTGCCCACAATGTTTCTATGATCTCTGCCTTACATGTTGTCGAGAGCTTCGGGATGGTTTCCTTCAAGGAGGTGACGAGGAAGTGATAATGCGATATGTGAATCGCGGGCTTGCATATTTGCACGGTGATGATGCTACTCGAACTTACCATGAACCTTGTGATGGAGTAAATGTTGATACCAGAGATCCTTTTGAGTTACATAATGCGATTTCGAATAACAATGACACATGTAGCGAAGTAGTTAACTCTATTGCTGGGGATGCTGCCAAGTTCAAGTATGAATGGAGATCTACGGAAGCAGGTGCCATCCCATGCCCGCCACCAAGTGCTGGTGGCTGTGGTGAAGGGATTTTAGAATTCGAATGCATTTTTCCAGATAACTGGGTCTCCGAGTTGCTACTGAAAGTGGAAGAAATATACCGAAAACATGATCTTGAGAAAGTGCCTGAAAATTTTGGGCAGGAGTGTTCATATTCAAAATTTGTTGGTGAAAATTTTGACATGGATAAATCACGCAGGGTCTCTTCTCGAGGAAACTTAGAGGACAATTTCTTATATAACCCATCGGCAAAAGACCTTCATTATACTGATTTGAAGCACTTTCAATCTCATTGGTTCAAGGGAGAGCCAGTAATCATTAGCGATGTCCTTGAAAGTACATCTGGTTTGAGCTGGGAACCCATGGTTATGTGGCGTGCCTTTCGTCAGAAATCTGGCAATAAACACAAACCTCTACTTGACGTGTCTGCTATAAATTGCTTAGATTGGTGTGAG GTTGACATAGATATCATCCAATTTTTCCAAGGATATTCAAATGGTCGGGCTGACCCTCGTGGTTGGCCTCAGTTTCTTAAGTTGAAAGACTGGCCTCCATCTAACTTGTTTGACGAACGGTTACCTCGTCATGGTGCTGAGTTTCTCAGCTGCTTGCCTTTCAAAGAATATACACATCCTAGTTGTGGTTACTTAAACCTTGCTGTTAAACTGCCCGAGAACTCTCTTAAACCTGATATGGGGCCGAAAACATACATTGCTTATGGATTTTCTCAGGAATTGCTTCGGGGAGATTCTGTAACAAAATTACACTGTGATATGTCTGATGCA GTGAATGTATTGACCCATTCTGAGTCAGTTACCATCGAGAATATTTCGACTATAAAAAAGCTGCAAAAGAAGCATGCTGCTCAGGATGAACATGAATTGTATGGAAATAATCAGGAATCAACTGAAATGCTACAAAGTCAGCGAGTCAATGAAAACGGATTGTCTAGGTTGAATGAAAAGACTTTCTTACCAGCCTTTGAAAGGAATAATATCAATGAATTTAGAGCTCCTAATCTTGCAAAAGGAAACAGACTAAATGAAAGACCTGATGAAAAAGCCAGCATTGAAGCTCAAATGTTGGATCAGAAAGTCAGTGATATAGAGGAGGGAATGGGGCTTAACATAGGAAGGAATGAAGGTGAAAACTCAGATAGCCAAAATTATATAACTGAGACCAACAATTCCACCTATGAATCTGGTGGAAAATCTTGTGTTGAAGTAGAAATGGTGAGCTCGAGTGACATAATAATTAATGATGGTCGTGAGAAATTGTTGGAAGCTTCTGAAATAGTGGAAAAATCCCAAGAGGAAGAATGTGCAAATTACAAAATGCCGATTTCAAGAAACATGTTGGAAAATATTGAAGACGTTGACGGTGGTGCTCTCTGGGATATTTTTAGGAGGCAAGATGTCCCAAAATTGGAGGAATATGTGAGGAAGCACTACAAGGAGTTCAGACACATCTATGGCAATCCCTTGCCACAG ATTGTCCATCCTATTCACGATCAAACTGTTTACTTGACTAGGGAGCATAAAAGGAAACTCAAGGAAGAATATG GAATCGAACCGTGGACATTTATTCAGAAATTAGGTGATGCAGTTTTCATTCCTGCTGGCTGCCCGCATCAAGTCAGAAATTTAAAG CAGTCATGCATAAAGGTTGCAGTTGACTTTGTCTCGCCAGAAAATGTCCAAGAATGTGTTCGGTTGACCGAGGAATTCCGCATTCTTCCCCGGAATCACATTGCTAAGGAAGACAAGTTAGAG GTGAAGAAAATTGCTCTTCACGCAATTGGACAAGCTGTTAAGGATTTGGAAGCACTTTCAAGTTCAAGTATAACAG GTGTCAATGGGATGCCACCTTCTTGA
- the LOC140976286 gene encoding lysine-specific demethylase JMJ27-like isoform X1 produces the protein MDLNFPAVVEEGKLEAEENMESVTKGLEDVREEEEDEKEKGKLGEQEELEVDGVFGTVGSGGKRRGRKRKEEGKANGVIDMDENAVKYGVLSKRESSRKCSQLAKEKIEKSSEDVYDWEFDEKPGRGRQRNMKGVRNEEIDNEIATQQEKRKRGRPPKVKVVKNEENGFENVAQHVNEETPGSSHLSKREGVNNEQIDNETVAHQGIEEKPRRGGPSKRTRVKNEENDGETVAEEKNDSSQIRGNCTKALRAGEEEEGEEKRAKKVRPENEVNCKGGKELSEDGKEIERNTCHQCKRNDKGRVVRCTRCEKRRYCVLCITRWYPRLSEEAFVEACPVCRNNCNCKSCLRLDGPTAKSNNLILEFSNEEKLQYSMYILRILLPFLKQFHAEQMCEREMEAKIKGLPVSEIKPKKSNCQANERIYCNNCQTSIVDFHRSCPQCFYDLCLTCCRELRDGFLQGGDEEVIMRYVNRGLAYLHGDDATRTYHEPCDGVNVDTRDPFELHNAISNNNDTCSEVVNSIAGDAAKFKYEWRSTEAGAIPCPPPSAGGCGEGILEFECIFPDNWVSELLLKVEEIYRKHDLEKVPENFGQECSYSKFVGENFDMDKSRRVSSRGNLEDNFLYNPSAKDLHYTDLKHFQSHWFKGEPVIISDVLESTSGLSWEPMVMWRAFRQKSGNKHKPLLDVSAINCLDWCEVDIDIIQFFQGYSNGRADPRGWPQFLKLKDWPPSNLFDERLPRHGAEFLSCLPFKEYTHPSCGYLNLAVKLPENSLKPDMGPKTYIAYGFSQELLRGDSVTKLHCDMSDAVNVLTHSESVTIENISTIKKLQKKHAAQDEHELYGNNQESTEMLQSQRVNENGLSRLNEKTFLPAFERNNINEFRAPNLAKGNRLNERPDEKASIEAQMLDQKVSDIEEGMGLNIGRNEGENSDSQNYITETNNSTYESGGKSCVEVEMVSSSDIIINDGREKLLEASEIVEKSQEEECANYKMPISRNMLENIEDVDGGALWDIFRRQDVPKLEEYVRKHYKEFRHIYGNPLPQIVHPIHDQTVYLTREHKRKLKEEYGIEPWTFIQKLGDAVFIPAGCPHQVRNLKQSCIKVAVDFVSPENVQECVRLTEEFRILPRNHIAKEDKLEVKKIALHAIGQAVKDLEALSSSSITGVNGMPPS, from the exons ATGGATTTGAATTTTCCAGCAGTAGTGGAAGAGGGAAAACTTGAGGCGGAAGAGAATATGGAGAGCGTGACTAAGGGGTTGGAAGATGTGAGGGAGGAAGAAGAGGATGAGAAGGAAAAAGGAAAACTTGGGGAGCAAGAAGAACTGGAGGTTGATGGAGTTTTTGGAACAGTTGGAAGTGGAGGGAAAAGGAGGGGTAGGAAGAGGAAAGAAGAGGGAAAGGCAAATGGGGTTattgatatggacgaaaatgcGGTGAAATATGGTGTTCTTAGTAAGAGGGAATCTTCAAGGAAGTGTAGTCAGCTGGCGAAAGAGAAAATCGAGAAATCGAGTGAGGATGTGTACGACTGGGAATTTGACGAGAAGCCGGGGAGGGGTCGTCAGAGGAATATGAAGGGTGTTAGAAACGAGGAGATTGATAACGAGATTGCGACACAACAGGAGAAACGGAAAAGGGGGCGACCGCCAAAGGTTAAGGTAGTGAAGAATGAGGAGAATGGTTTTGAGAATGTGGCACAACATGTAAATGAGGAGACACCGGGAAGCAGTCATCTGTCCAAGAGAGAGGGAGTCAATAATGAACAGATTGATAATGAGACTGTGGCGCACCAGGGAATTGAGGAAAAGCCGAGAAGGGGTGGTCCGTCAAAGAGGACGAGAGTAAAAAATGAGGAGAATGATGGTGAGACTGTGGCAGAAGAAAAAAACGACAGTAGCCAGATTCGAGGAAACTGCACAAAGGCGTTGAGAGCTGGTGAAGAGGAGGAAGGCGAGGAGAAAAGAGCGAAGAAGGTTAGACCGGAAAATGAAGTCAACTGCAAGGGTGGGAAGGAGCTTAGTGAAGAT GGTAAGGAGATAGAGCGTAACACGTGTCACCAGTGCAAGAGGAATGATAAAGGGAGAGTTGTACGATGCACCAGATGTGAAAAAAGGAGATACTGCGTTCTTTGCATAACTAGATG GTATCCGCGGTTGTCAGAAGAGGCTTTTGTTGAAGCTTGTCCTGTTTGTCGCAACAACTGCAATTGCAAGAGTTGTCTGCGGTTGGATGGGCCAACTGCG aaatcaaataatttgatACTGGAGTTCAGTAATGAAGAGAAGTTGCAGTATTCTATGTACATTTTGCGAATCCTTCTGCCTTTCTTGAAACAATTCCATGCAGAGCAAATGTGTGAGAGGGAAATGGAGGCTAAGATAAAAG GGTTACCGGTCTCAGAAATAAAACCAAAGAAATCAAATTGCCAGGCGAATGAGAGAATATACTG CAATAATTGCCAGACTTCCATTGTTGACTTTCACCGAAGCTGCCCACAATGTTTCTATGATCTCTGCCTTACATGTTGTCGAGAGCTTCGGGATGGTTTCCTTCAAGGAGGTGACGAGGAAGTGATAATGCGATATGTGAATCGCGGGCTTGCATATTTGCACGGTGATGATGCTACTCGAACTTACCATGAACCTTGTGATGGAGTAAATGTTGATACCAGAGATCCTTTTGAGTTACATAATGCGATTTCGAATAACAATGACACATGTAGCGAAGTAGTTAACTCTATTGCTGGGGATGCTGCCAAGTTCAAGTATGAATGGAGATCTACGGAAGCAGGTGCCATCCCATGCCCGCCACCAAGTGCTGGTGGCTGTGGTGAAGGGATTTTAGAATTCGAATGCATTTTTCCAGATAACTGGGTCTCCGAGTTGCTACTGAAAGTGGAAGAAATATACCGAAAACATGATCTTGAGAAAGTGCCTGAAAATTTTGGGCAGGAGTGTTCATATTCAAAATTTGTTGGTGAAAATTTTGACATGGATAAATCACGCAGGGTCTCTTCTCGAGGAAACTTAGAGGACAATTTCTTATATAACCCATCGGCAAAAGACCTTCATTATACTGATTTGAAGCACTTTCAATCTCATTGGTTCAAGGGAGAGCCAGTAATCATTAGCGATGTCCTTGAAAGTACATCTGGTTTGAGCTGGGAACCCATGGTTATGTGGCGTGCCTTTCGTCAGAAATCTGGCAATAAACACAAACCTCTACTTGACGTGTCTGCTATAAATTGCTTAGATTGGTGTGAG GTTGACATAGATATCATCCAATTTTTCCAAGGATATTCAAATGGTCGGGCTGACCCTCGTGGTTGGCCTCAGTTTCTTAAGTTGAAAGACTGGCCTCCATCTAACTTGTTTGACGAACGGTTACCTCGTCATGGTGCTGAGTTTCTCAGCTGCTTGCCTTTCAAAGAATATACACATCCTAGTTGTGGTTACTTAAACCTTGCTGTTAAACTGCCCGAGAACTCTCTTAAACCTGATATGGGGCCGAAAACATACATTGCTTATGGATTTTCTCAGGAATTGCTTCGGGGAGATTCTGTAACAAAATTACACTGTGATATGTCTGATGCA GTGAATGTATTGACCCATTCTGAGTCAGTTACCATCGAGAATATTTCGACTATAAAAAAGCTGCAAAAGAAGCATGCTGCTCAGGATGAACATGAATTGTATGGAAATAATCAGGAATCAACTGAAATGCTACAAAGTCAGCGAGTCAATGAAAACGGATTGTCTAGGTTGAATGAAAAGACTTTCTTACCAGCCTTTGAAAGGAATAATATCAATGAATTTAGAGCTCCTAATCTTGCAAAAGGAAACAGACTAAATGAAAGACCTGATGAAAAAGCCAGCATTGAAGCTCAAATGTTGGATCAGAAAGTCAGTGATATAGAGGAGGGAATGGGGCTTAACATAGGAAGGAATGAAGGTGAAAACTCAGATAGCCAAAATTATATAACTGAGACCAACAATTCCACCTATGAATCTGGTGGAAAATCTTGTGTTGAAGTAGAAATGGTGAGCTCGAGTGACATAATAATTAATGATGGTCGTGAGAAATTGTTGGAAGCTTCTGAAATAGTGGAAAAATCCCAAGAGGAAGAATGTGCAAATTACAAAATGCCGATTTCAAGAAACATGTTGGAAAATATTGAAGACGTTGACGGTGGTGCTCTCTGGGATATTTTTAGGAGGCAAGATGTCCCAAAATTGGAGGAATATGTGAGGAAGCACTACAAGGAGTTCAGACACATCTATGGCAATCCCTTGCCACAG ATTGTCCATCCTATTCACGATCAAACTGTTTACTTGACTAGGGAGCATAAAAGGAAACTCAAGGAAGAATATG GAATCGAACCGTGGACATTTATTCAGAAATTAGGTGATGCAGTTTTCATTCCTGCTGGCTGCCCGCATCAAGTCAGAAATTTAAAG CAGTCATGCATAAAGGTTGCAGTTGACTTTGTCTCGCCAGAAAATGTCCAAGAATGTGTTCGGTTGACCGAGGAATTCCGCATTCTTCCCCGGAATCACATTGCTAAGGAAGACAAGTTAGAG GTGAAGAAAATTGCTCTTCACGCAATTGGACAAGCTGTTAAGGATTTGGAAGCACTTTCAAGTTCAAGTATAACAG GTGTCAATGGGATGCCACCTTCTTGA